The window CTTCTTCGTTCGGAGGCACCATCGCCGCCATGTTATACAACGttaatggtctggagaagggtcAAGGGTCAAAAGTCGTGAAGTCAGAGGCAGCAGCGGTCAGAGGCAACTTGGCAGGTGGAGATGGAGCTGGAgttgaaggaggaagaggaggagggacaggctCAGAGGAAGGGCTTTCTCTTGTTGCAGGACAACAGCAGCGAGTGCACACCCGGCTGAGCAAGTCGCCTGGTCTGAGCCGCGTGGCTGATCGTAATGGAGACAGGTGAGTGTGTCCTCAGACCTAAGTCAGTCTGCAGCTCAGCTGGACACAGTACTGGCCAGACAGGGGGTAGTCCAGACACTCACCTCTGAGACAACTGAGCCTTAGGACACTTCAATGTTGCCATGTTTCCTAACCTAATAATACAATATTTCGTTTTAGTAACAGAGTGTCTATGAAGGACTATTAGTCAGCTTTTGTTTGACACACACATTTGACACACATtggcctctctctgctcctttcaCTCCtttgtctcttctcctctcacttgtcctctctctccacctctcttcaactctctcctcctttcttctaTTCTCACTCATCCTCTGCCTCCTTAGGTCCAGTGGTGGCAGCAGTGGTAGTAGAGGCAGTGGCGGAGGTGGTGGCTCTTTACTGTCCTATCTACAGGAGCAGTCGGGTCCAGGTTGGCAACCTATCACTGACCACACTCAGGCCTGGTTGGGTTCACAGACAACAAAACCCAGGCAGGCCATGGACTCAATGATGTCATCAGTGCGCGCTGCCATGGATGTGGACCCCAGTCAGTCCCGCGTGTCCCAGGAGGCCTTGCTTCAGCCGGTGCGGGACATGGGGCACTCTGAGCTCCTGCGTGGGCACTTCAGGGGCACCCAGCCGTTTGAGAAGGGCCTGGGGTTCCCTCACAGGGTGCCAGAGCTGCAGACCTGGGACGACGTACGCCTGAGGCAGCAGGTGAGTGGGAAACCCATCTtattattggggtggcaggtagcctagcagttaagagcgttgggccaaccAATAACCGaatggttgctggttcaaatccccaagctggcTAGGTTAAAATCTGTAGATGTGCCCTTCCtaagatggcgccgaagaacatggctgacattttacattctcccaaccaattgtgctatttttttttttttgtgtggttTGTGTAACTTCTTTTTTTACTTATTGTGTacgtaatgttgctgctaccgtatcttatgaccgaaaataacttctggacatcagaaaagcgattactcacctcgaactggaagaaactttttcctttaacaagCCCGAcaagaaggatatcctgctttcactggaacaggcccagatccacgccttttgcgTGAGGAAAAGACGCGGGGAAAGGGGACGCAGATCGGGGAATCTTCTGAGAAGCCAGAGgcaagcgagtaaactcccaacgTGCATTCgttagaaaataaaattgatgacctactattaagattatcctaccaacgggacattaaaaactgtaacatcttatgtttcaccgagacgtggctgaacgaaaaaacagacaatatagagctggcgggattttccattcaccggcagaacagagacgctacctctggtaagacaagtaacagctggtgcgcgatgtctaatattaaagaagtctcaaggtattgctcgcctgaggtagagtaccttatgataagctgaagaccacactatctaccaagatacagttctcatctgtattattcgtagccgtctatttaccaccacgaagcgaagctggcactaagaccgctctcaaccaactctataaggccataagaaaataagaaaatgctcacccagaagcggtgctcctagtggccggggacacatgtcacatgtgcaaccagagaaaaaaatcagagaccatctttactccacacacagagatgcatacaaagctctcacccgccctccatttggcaaatctgaccacaattctatccttctgattcctgcttacaagcaaaaactaaagcaggaagtagcagtgactcgctcaatatggaagtggtcagatgacgcggttgctacactacaggactgttttgctagcacagactggaatatgttccgggattcatccaatggcattgaggaatacaacacctcagtcagtcatcggcttcatcaatactgtaacgtcctgaccagagttcttatgtgtttttcttgtttagtgttggtcaggacgtgagctgggtgggaattctatgttgtgtgtctagttcgtctgtttctgtgttcagtctaatatggttctcaatcagagacagctgtcaatcgttgtccctgattgagaatcatatataggtggcttgttttgtgttggggattgtgagtggttgtttcctgtctttgtgttttgtctgcaccagctaggactgtgacggttagtgtgttttgtcattttgtatagtgtcttgttttgtgttaattaaataatggaaaattaccacgctgcacattggtcctcagatccttctcgcctctcctcgtctgaggaggaggacgacttagactgccgttacaaataCGTGCATTGGTGAtgacgtccccacagtgactgtacgtacatatcccaaccagaagccatggattacaggcaacatccgcatcgagctaaaggctacagttgcctctttcaaggagcgggagactaatccggacatTTATAAGAACTCcctctatgccctcagatgaaccatcaaacaagcaaagcgtcaatacaggattaagattgaatcctggcctcccgggtggcgcagtggtctagggcactgcatcgcagtgctaactgcgccaccagagtctctgggttcgcgcccaggctctgtcgcagccggccgcgaccgggaggtccgtggggcgacgcacaattggcatagcgtcgtccggggtagggagggtttggccggtagggatatccttgtctcatcgcgctccagcgactcctgtggcgggccgggcgcagtgcgcgccagccaagggggccaggtacacggtgtttcctccgacacattggtgcggctggcttccgggttggaggcgcgctgtgttaagaagcagtacggctggttgggttgtgcttcggaggacgcatggctttcgaccttcgtctctcccgagcccgtacgggagttgtagcgatgagacaaggtagtaattactagcgattggataccacgaaaattggggagaaaatgggataaaaatttaaaaaaaattaaaaaaaaataaagattgaatcctactacaccggctctgacgctcgtcagatgtggtagggcttgaaaactattacggactacaaagagaAACCTCAGacacaagctgcccagtgacgcgaggcTACCagaatgccttttatgctcgcttcgaggcaagcaacactgaagcatgcacgggagcaccagctgttctggatgactgtgtgataactctctcttggtagccgatgtgaacaaaacctttaaacaggtcaacattcacaaagtcactgggccagacggattactgtcgcgtgtcttcattgacattttcaacctccttctgaccgagtctgtaatacctacatgtttcaagcagaactccatagtccctgtgcccaaggaagcgaaggtaacctgcctaaattattaccgcctcgtggcactcacgtcggtagccatgaagtgctttgaaaggctggtcatagctcacatcaacagcatcctcacggacaccctagacccactccaattcgcataccaacccaacagatccacagatgacgcaagctcaatcgcactccacaccgccctttctcacatcctgaccggttgcatcacagcctggctcctcaacagcttctacccccaagcaattagactgctgaacaactcatAAAAattgccaccggacaatttacattgacccccccctgtacactgctgctactcgctgtttgtttgttacctatgcatagtcacttcacccccacctgcGTGTGCAGattactagcctgtacccctgcacactgactagGTACCGGTgcaccctgtacatagcctcattattgttattcttattgtgttactttttattattactttttattttagcctacttggtaaaatattttcttcttcttgagctgcgctgttggttaagggcttgtaagtcagcatttcacgtaaagtctacacttgctgtattcagcgcatgtgacaaataaagtttgatttgatttgagtaaggcacttaacactaattgctcctgtaagtcgctttggataagagtgtctcctaaatgactaaaatgtaaatgctgTACAGTAGGACTTGTATGACTACAGTCCAAACCCAGTGACAGAAGGCTATAACTGAATTAGATTATATGTACCATAATCCCactatcctctcctctcacacacaTGCGCATACAAACAGAAGGCCCAAGAAGGGCACAAACAGCCtgtcaagccaaaaatagcagcCCCTGTCACCAGATACCCAATCCCAGCCCACCACACGTGGCATCTAGCATTCTGGCACTGCACCAGAGCACCCCAAAGGACAGCTCAACTTTGCGACGCAGTGAGAGGGAAAAAGGGGCTGTTTCAGTCTCTGTGGGCTATCCCTGGAAGGAAGTTATATTGAGACTGCCAGGTTATATTGGGACTGCCAGTGTGTTGGAACAGTAAGAACAAACTACAATGTTGCCCATAGAGAAtaagtaatataataatataagtGTAGAAGTATAGTGTATGGTTGTGTGTACCAGAGTATAGTATGATTACCTGAGGGAATATACTATGAGTACCCGAGGGAGTATAGTATGATTACCTGAGGGAGTATACTATGAGTACCTGAGGGAGTATACAATGATTACCTGAGGGAGTATACTATGAGTACCCGAGGGAGTATAGTATGATTACCTGAGGGAGTATACTATGAGTACCTGAGGGAGTATACAATGATTACCTGAGGGAGTATACTGTAGTGTGATTACCTGAGGGAAGCCTGTTGGTCAGGTTGCAAGTCTGTTATTCTCACTCTCAGCCGCTCAGCCTGACAGAGCAGAGCTCCTCTCTGGAGCTGCCAGAAGTATTTACAGACTACAGATCACATgtctgggagacagagagggagcgaggggtgAAGGGTGAGAGGGTTGTTTTTGAAAgcacggaggggagagagagagagcgaaggaacgaaagagagagagagggagaggaaatagAAGCCTCCCGAGGTTGCAGCCATTCCTACTGACCAGctgacagacggagagagagagggagccagGGAAAGAGGGAACAGGGTCTAGTGGAGTAGAGCTTGTTGAAGAAGGGACACAaacggagggagagaaagaaggacaAGGCGCCAGCCCTGTTGAGAGGAGAGAAGGCCTAAGGGTGCAGCTGCTGCCCCAGAAAAACGGAGAGAAGGGTCGTGGATAGTCGGCGAGAGCCTGCACAgacgtgtgtgtgttagtgtctgtgttagtgtgtgtgggtgggcgTGTAGTTGGGTGTGTGAGAGTGGGTGTGTCGTGCGCTCCACTGGGTTGCTGGGTTGCTTTGAGAGTTTGCAGAGGTAGAAGCTTGGAGGGGCTGTGAGTGATGTGGGCCCTGGTGACTGAGCTGCTCTTCAGCTTTGTGCTGCTGGCCTTCCTGGTGATCAGCGGTCAGAATGTGATGCATATAGCCAGCGGCTCCCTGCGCTCTGTGCTCACCTATGTGCACGCTGCGCTGGACCGTGAGCTGGGCGAGGCCGAGGGCATGGCCGACGAAGAGGAGAACGTCACCACCCGGGTGGTCCGCCGCAGGGTCATTCTCAAGGTACCCaacagagaagggaggggggagaggatgagagagagaattgaCTGGCAATGGAACAAAATAATGAAGGAGAGTGTAGCAAACAGTGAGGTGGAAAGCAGAtggttgcagtgtgtgtgtgcgtgtgcatgtgggtgtgtgcgtgtgtatttgtAAAGCTCAGAGGTGATTTAATGTTTGGCTGTGACAAGGGGACATGTTCGTCAGGGTCGAGGCgagtggagaaggtggagagaAACCTATTTCTGATTGTTTACCGCATTAACTTCTGACAATGCAATTTATCCGTAATGGCATCAGTAATGAAAGTAATGTTGTTAATTGGAGAATTTTAactcacacatacagtatgctgaCTTGTGCATAGATGATGAATATACAGGATGCATGATAGAACTACtctgcaacaacaacattagTTTTAAAGTATTTTCAAGCAACTGTCTGGATCATATTGTTCATACCGTATTCCACCAGGTGAGATAGAATAGTAACAGAGGGAGGTAAGGACGAAACTAAGAATGGTCAAACCATAGACCTACAGTTGAGACCCATTTAGACTGtagatatatatactgtacaggccTTGTACGTGCTGTGACCATAGACCTACAGTTGAGACCCATTTAGACTGTAGACACACTGTGCAGACCTTGTACGTGCTGTTGAGCTGTGAATGGTGTTTAAACCTATGAACTCAGTCTCTAATCTCTCTACCATCTTCATGGTCCTATTCTAACccctccctccagccctctcCTGGTCTCAACACCTTTAATAACTCTATCAACTCCTTCCTCTATGGATTGTGGGGGATAGGGCAGGCTTCAGCCATGGCGCTGTGTTCAATCGTTTTAACTGCAGGACCTTTTGATCTTATAAATAACTGTACTGGCGCCTCCAATGTTATTAGGAataatagttgtattatcatgaacCTCATCAACTCTGATTGTATTAGTGCTAACACCACAGCAGTCCCATTAGTGATCCCCTGACCAGTTACTATCTCCATGTacgtatctatctctctctctctctctctctctctctctctctctctctctctggtttggGGTTGGTGACAGTGGCAAAATGATGAGACTCACTCTGGGGGGCTATTTTAAAGTGCTCTAGATTCCAGCACTCTTTTCGTTCTGTATGCTGACTCCTGGTTTTCTCTCTGAGTCGCTCCCCAATTCATACTTACAAACTCATAGGTGTGGCACTGATGTCTGTGCAAAAGTTGTTGGCCAATCAAGTATTTAGATCCAATCTTTCTGGTAGTATTGACTGGTCCCTTTTGTAATGTTAATGTTGAGTATGTGGGTTTGGACTCCTTACTGTAGAAGTGTGTGCTGTTGATGCGTTTGCCATTAATCTATGAGCAGATGTGTGTGGCGGTACAGTATACCATGTGTATTTCAGTATGACAGTATTGTTTAGTGATGTTCAGTACATGTTGTCTGTCCCGTAGGGTGATGAGGCCAAGGATCTCCCAGGGGAACAAGTGAGCGAGGAGCAGTTCACAGACGAGCACGGAAACATCGTCACCAAGAAGGTCAGATATCTATCCCAGCAtgcctctctctactctacagccCTGCACTGTGGCCTATCTACCAGTTCTCCCCTGTTAATATTCATGTTCAACTCACTACACTCATCCTCATAGAAATGATTATTAAATTGATAATCAAGAACCATCACATTCATCATTATGCCTTGATTTATTCCAATGTCATGACTGTAATCACGACATGGGAAAATGATCCCTGTCATGCTCTCACAGGTGTCACAGTCATGTTTAGTTGCTGTATGAAAGGTTGTGGGTGGTATATTTAATAAGGATGGGGTTGAAAGGTTGTGGGTGGCAGATTTAATAAGGATGGGGTTGAAAGGTTGTGGGTGGTATATTTAATAAGGATGGGGTTGAAAGGTTGTGGGTGGTAGATTTAGTAAGGATGGGGTTGAAAGGTTGTGGGTGGTATATTTAATAAGGATGGGGTTGAAAGGTTGTGGGTGGTAGATTTAGTAAGGATGGGGTTGAAAGGTTGTGGGTGGTAGATTTAGTAAGGATGGGGTTGAAAGTTTGTGGGTGGTATATTTAATAAGGATGGGGTTGAAAGGTTGTGGGTGGTAGATTTAGTAAGGATGGGGTTGAAAGGTTGTGGGTGGTAGATTTAGGAAGGATGGGGTTGAAAGGTTGTGGGTGGTAGATTTAATAAGGATGGGGTTGAACGGCTGTGGGTGGTAGATTTAATAAGGATGGGGTTGAAAGGTTGTGGGTGGCAGATTTAATAAGGATGGGGTTGAAAGGTTGTGGGTGGTATATTTAATAAGGATGGGGTTGAAAGGTTGTGGGTGGTAGATTTAGGAAGGATGGGGTTGAAAGGTTGTGGGTGGTATATTTAATAAGGATGTGGTTGAAAGGTTGTGGGTGGTAGATTTAGTAAGGATGGGGTTGAAAGGTTGTGGGTGGTAGATTAAATAAGGATGGGGTTGAAAGGTTGTGGGTGGTAGATTTAGTAAGGATGGGGTTGAAAGGTTGTGGGTGGTAGATTTAGTAAGGATGGGGTTGAAAGGTTGTGGGTGGTAGATTTGGTAAGGATGGGGTTGAAAGGTTGTGGGTGGTAGATTTAGTAAGGATGGGGTTGAAAGGTTGTGGGTGGTAGATTTAGTAAGGATGGGGTTGAAAGGCTGTGGGTGGTAGATTTAGTAAGGATGGGGTTGAAAGGTTGTGGGTGGTAGATTTAGTAAGGATGGGGTTGAAAGGTTGTGGGTGGTAGATTTAGTAAGGATGGGGTTGAAAGGTTGTGGGTGGTAGATTTAGTAAGGATGGGGTTGAAAGGTTGTGGGTAGTAGATTTAGTAAGGATGGGGTTGAAAGGTTGTGGGTGGTAGATTTAGTAAGGATGGGGTTGAAAGGTTGTGGGTGGTAGATTAAATAAGGATGGGGTTGAAAGGTTGTGGGTGGTAGATTTAGTAAGGATGGGGTTGAAAGGTTGTGGGTGGTAGATTTAGTAAGGGTGGGGTTGAAAGGTTGTGGGTGGTAGATTTAGTAAGGATGGGGTTGAAAGGTTGTGGGTGGTAGATTTAATAAGGATGGGGTTGAAAGGTTGTGGGTGGTAGATTTAGTAAGGATGGGGTTGAAAGGTTGTGGGTGGTAGATTTAGTAAGGATGGGGTTGAAAGGTTGTGGGTTGTAGATTAAATAAGGATGGGGTTGAAAGGTTGTGGGTGGTAGATTTAGTAAGGATGGGGTTGAAAGGTTGTGGGTGGTAGATTTAGTAAGGATGGGGTTGATAAGGATACATATAACCAGGACAGTGTTTTACAATGAACATTATGTTCCTTAATGGTACACAGGGAGGTACACAGAGAACCCAATAGAGTACCAATCTCTCCTTCTTAAGCTCTCTTTCCCAccaccctctctcatcctctcatccccctctccctcctcccctgtgtgtgtgtgtgtgtgtgtgtgtgtgtgtgtgtgtgtgtgtgtgtgtgtgtgtgtgtgtgtgtgtgtgtgtgtgtgtgtgtgtgtgtgtgtgtgtgtgtgtgtgtgtgtgtgtgtgtgtgtgtgtgtgtgcgtgcacacgcGGTGCAGATTGTACGGAAGGTGGTGCGCAGGGGGAAGGGCTCAGGTGACGAGGGGGGTCAGGAGCGGTCAGTGAGCGTGGATGGCTTTCTGCAGGATGAGCTGGAGGCTGAGGCGGAGCAGTTCATGAACTACGCCGTCCTGAGCAGCAAGGTGGGCCACTGACCTGCATCAGCCGGGCCACACTCACCTGGGCTACTGTACAAGAGGCTGAGACTCTAAACAAACTCATTCATCTGTCATAAATAGAGCATTGATTCACAGTTAAAGTGGGGTGAGACTAACTGGACCACACAGGGCCCATCAGGGTCAATCTGTAAACGTTCCTGAATTTATATAGGGACTCAATGTAGCAATCAACCACTAGAGAAGATGACAAGGGTGTAGCTGGGAACTACAAACTCTTTACTGTGCTGGGATCAGCAGTATAGATTCCTCTGTTAGTCCAAAGTAGACCACAGTGGGCTAAACCTGCATGGACTGTGGTGTGTgaatgggatgtgtgtgtgtttgtcatttGGATCAACCTGTGTTGCCATTCCCCAACCTCCTAGCTACAAAGAAACTGAAAAAAATATTGATTGTGTGAGTGTCCTCATGCTGTACTTTGTATCCAACTTGCAAGCATTACTCATCTGTGCTTCATTTCCCCCATCatgtccaccctctccatcctgaCCTGCATGTAGGACCATCCAAAATGTCCACAACTGCATCCTGCTCTGATAGCTTGCACTATCTCTCTGCGTTGGCTGAAACAACAAACTAATGCTTCCAGGTTTCATAACAGCAGTCAGTTCTGATATCTGCTCTGTCTCCAGTCAGTACATAGATGGATGGCTCTTTCTCTCCAGTTGATATGAATGTCTCGGTGTTGGCTGGTTGCTCTTGATGTGCTAATGTAATGAggtcccttctctccccttcagTAACCCACATTGactgactgtctatctgtcttctCTGCCCACCTCCATTCAAAGTCTCTATAGTCCATTAACTGTGACTGTGTGCTCCCTCCAAACTGCAGTACTCTATTCCATGTCAATGTTTCTGATGCTTCTCTCTTTTCTATTTTCCTGTCTGTTTTTCCAACCCCCACCCCATCTCTCTTGGCTTGGCTGTCTTTCTATTATCTGTCCTCTCTTGAAttgtctcctttcctctccttttcttGTCTTCCCGTCAACTCTCTCGCTTCGCTCATTACCTCAATTGTCACTTTtaacctcttctcctctccacccttgTCTCTTCATACACCTCTTCACCTCGTCCATATCTTTCACCTCTCACACACTGTGCcactgctccctctccctcctccatctctccctctctcctgatcccctctccctactctctccctctctcctgatcCCCTCTCcatactctctccctctatcctgatcccctctccctactctctccctctatcctgatcccctctccctactctctccctctatcctgatcccctctccctactctctccctctctcctgattccctctccctactctctccctctctcctgattccctctccctactctctccctctctcctgatcccctctccctactctctccctctatcctgatcCCCTCTCcatactctctccctctatcctgatcccctctccctactctctccctctctcctgatcccctctccctactctctccctctctcctgattccctctccctactctctccctctctcctgaacccctctccctcctccatctctccctctatcctgatcccctctccctactctctccctctctcctgatcccctctccctactctctccctctatcctgatcccctctccctactctctccctatctcctgattccctctccctactctctccctctctcctgatcccctctccctactctctccctc is drawn from Salvelinus fontinalis isolate EN_2023a chromosome 4, ASM2944872v1, whole genome shotgun sequence and contains these coding sequences:
- the LOC129853625 gene encoding ankyrin-1-like isoform X20, which translates into the protein MWALVTELLFSFVLLAFLVISGQNVMHIASGSLRSVLTYVHAALDRELGEAEGMADEEENVTTRVVRRRVILKGDEAKDLPGEQVSEEQFTDEHGNIVTKKIVRKVVRRGKGSGDEGGQERSVSVDGFLQDELEAEAEQFMNYAVLSSKPDIVDVKKGAQIVKCASLRRVKQ